A window of Thalassophryne amazonica chromosome 12, fThaAma1.1, whole genome shotgun sequence genomic DNA:
cggcaCATCTTTAACCGGTACGACTGCTAGGTGGCGCTATGttttaagtttaccgagccggCCCGAATGGTTTGCGCTGAAACTCCCACACGCCACCCAGGGATTAGTCTCTGCCGTGTTTGTGCTGGCTGTCctcagatgtggtcaaatcccgcgatatcacacgggggttcaaacgagactgcggtgccctattctgagcatcacagggggctggaacttgtcccagcagtcacagggcgtgaggcagggttccccctggacagaacaccagtctattgcaggatcACATATAgaccaacaaacacattcacacccacggaCAATTTAACCTTTctgatccacctaacctgcatgtctttgtatgtgggaggGAGACCGGAGCACCCAGAAAGAACCCACAAAAGCCCCATACATCAAGATCACAGGTGAGaatcgatcccataaccttcttactgtgaggcaacagtaaccactaagccaccatgccaccaaAATACCTGAACATGCCAAATGAAACAGTTTGTTTAGAAAAATGAGTTATGTCAGAATTCCTAAAATGGTAATGATCCACTTGTTTCAAAAATGGTTTCACATTTCAAAATGCTTGACATGACAAGGGACCTATTTTCACAATCTATGGTGTGTATGGTCCACACAAAGCAtaagtgggtgattcttagactatgggcacttattatgtcctttcatcatattgtatgaaaaacagaaaaaaggggaaatttcacacttttatagttatctttacaatgaaagtgtgttaagaaatttgttgtagtagtctatgatgactttttcaccttttttcagcatcattatatgcaaatattgcagttttgtgcttgtcccacacccagacttttgatcttcaatgataaaaatgaatggtaaagaaacgttttttctaatgttttaaaatatctctgagtaaaatatcagtaaaataatcaaaacataattggggtattcaatgtcatacaactgttgtgattttttttaaacaaaatgtagttgtcccacactattgccgtaatttccaccacaacactgtaatgtccctttaaacagtttgtatgaaagattgtttgggtagtttctatggagataaacagtgacatcagagcacatgtatatagcgccaaagcacaacaaacagttgccccaaggcgctttatattgtaaggcaatggtgtggtggaaattacatttacaaggccaatagtgcccatagttaaagaatcacccaagtaTATTTTGGgtatgtccaactccactttacTATTTACACAACATGCTCAGGATGCAAAGAGGTGGAATTTATGCGTAAGTCACTTAATTAATCCTGAATGTGTTTTGTGCATGAAGTTGTCATCTGTCATTCCCTTTTAGACAAAAGTAAGCCAGCACCTTGGCTCATTGCTATTTAGATGGTGAACTCAGAAATGAGAGGTGGTCTGATAAGGAAATTATTCTATGAGTGGTAGCAGCTCCACGTGCACACAGTCCTTGGTGCTCCTATTAACAGTAGCCAGTCCTACTATAAAAATATGGTACAATAACGGGGTATTTGTTCAGtagtttttacttttatttcattgttaaatctgttttaaattaaattttgttgtaGTTTGCTTTGCTAATGTGAATGCCTGTGTGTACAAGCTGAGTGTACGTGTTGTGAACCTGCTGACGTAAGTGTCGCTAAAACCTCTGCGTTCAACCAGGTTTTCAGTGCAGTCGCTTTCTGCTCAGTGCTTCCTGATATTAACGCACCAGCGCTGCCTCTGGctacacctcatttttagacaaaCACATCAAttgatgcacacatgcacataacTAGTGCATCAGTTGTGCATGAGCAAAGACAATTACATTgcactgtgtgctgctttgtTTGCTTTGATGGAAGATAGAGCCCCAAATATGAGATACATgagacttaaagctacagtgaggaaaataagtatttgaacaccctgcagttttgcaaggtctcctgttagctttagcttgttagATAATTGAGATAGGGGTGTCTTGCCCATGCTTCACCTCTTTACACGTTATGGGTTGGCCGAGACTTCGGCAGAGTAAGCACTGCCAAGAGAGTAACAACCAGAGCTGCACTATTTAAGTTTCAAATCTATTCTTCCAAAAACCCGTGGGTGaaatcacagagggtttgtccaggatATACAgttaggaaaataagtatttgaacaccctacggttttgcatgttctcccacttagaaatcatggaggggtctgtaattttcatcttaggtgcatgtccactgtgagaaacataatctaaaaaaaaaaaaaaatccggaaatcacaatgtatgattttttaatcatttatttgtatgttactgctgcaaataagtttttaaacacctaccaaccagcaagaattctgtctctcacagacctgttaatttttctttaagaagccctcttattctgcactctttatctgttttaattgcacctgtttgaacttgttatctgtataagagacacctgttcacacactcaatcaatcacattccaacctgtccaccatagccaagaccaaagagctgtctaaagacaccagggacaaaactgtagacctgcacaaggctgggatggactacaggacaacaggcaggcagcttggtagaagacaacaactgttatgattatttattagaaagtggaagaaacacaagatgactgtcaatctccctcggtctgggattccatgcaagatctcactttgtggggtaaggatgattctgagaaagctcagaactacacaggaggacctggtcaatgacctgaatagagctgggaccacagtcacaaatattatattagtaacacatgatgctgtcacacactcctcagcctccccggtaaggtctattccagagtactggagaggagaattcgaccgatggtcgaacctcggattcaggagaagcagtgtggttttcgtcctggtcgcggcccactggaccagctctacacgctccatcgggtgctcgagggttcatgggagtttgcccaaccagtccacatgtgttttgtggatctggagaaggcgttcaaccgtgtccctcggggcaccctgtggggagtgctccggaagtacggggtccggggtcctttgttaagggctatccggtccctgtatgaccgcagcaggagcttggttcgcattgtcggtagtaagtcaaacctgtttccagtgcacgttggcctccaccagggctgccctttgtcaccggttctgttcattatttttatggacagaatttctaggcgcagccagggtgtagagggggtctggtttgggaaccacagaatcttgtctctgctgtttgcagatgatgtggttctgttggcttcatcaaatcaggatcttcagcgtgcactggggcggtttgcagccgagtgtgaagcgtccgggatgaaaatcagcacctccaaatccgaggccatggttctcgaccggaaaaaggtgctttgccctcttcaggttggtggagtgtcctagcctcaagtgcaggagtttaagtatctcggggtcttgttcacgagtgagggacggatggagcgtgggatcgatagacggatcggtgcagcatctgcagtgatgcagtcgctgtatcggaccgttgtggtgaagagagagctgagtaagggggcaaagctctcgatttaccgatcgatctacgttccgatcctcacctatggtcatgagatttggctcatgaccgaaagaacgagatcgtgagtacaagcggccgagatgagtttcctccacagggtggctgggcgctgccttagagatagggtgaggagctcagtcactcgggaggagctcggagtcgagccgctgctcctccacatcgaaaggagtcagttgaggtggctcgggcatcttttctggatgccccctggacgcctcactgggaggaggccccggggaagacccaggagacgctggagggactacatctctcggctggcttgggaatgccttggggttcccccggaggagctgggggaggtgtgtgtggatcgggaggtctgggcggctttgcttgaactgctgcccccgcgacacgactccggataaagcggaagaaaatgtatggatggatagatggatgatgctgtcatggtttaaaatcctgcagggcagcaaggtccccctgctcaagccagcacatgtccaggcccgtttgaagttcaccagtgaccatctggatgatccagaggaggcatgggagaaggtcatgtggtcagatgagaccagaatagtgctttttggaatcaactccactcaccatgtttacaggatgagaacaaccccaagaaaaccatcccaactgtgaagcatgggggtggaaacatcatactctgggggtgttcttctgcaaaggggacaggacgactgcaccgtattgaagggaggatggatggggtcatgttttgcgagattttggcaaacaacctccttccctcagtaagagcattgaagatgggtcatggctgggtctttcagcatgacaatgaccccaaacacacagccagggcaactaaggaggggctccgtcagaagcatttcaaggtcctggagtggcctggccagtctccagacctgaactcaatagaaaatctttggaggaagctgaaactctaaacttgaaagatttggagaagatctgtattgaggcttttcaggtttcaaatcccacaaaacctcagagaggtcgctgcgctgtgagatctcagtaacattgagaactgcattgagacactctgatctaaccgctgcacacggacaacacaattaacatcgcaacataaaaatatttttatattgtgcctaaaactttcatgaatatattctcttgtTTTTTAGAcgatgttattgcatttgttttatgtaaacatgcgagaatcacaggttgtctctccgttattttcaatgggagctgctacgctcgcttcctgatcaggtcattctgggggaaagtgatgtttgctctttaacgtcttgattattgttctttacaacactgtttgtcctctttgtttcagactaatatatataatatgtctgaaattcgatttgcgcttattaaattccacgcagattaaatgtagtagacacagattttttgttataattgttttagcaagttttcagggtatcatgcagcagtctcttattaatgtgatgaaaagcataaaaaaatgacatttttgtagtataatattcatttatacAGTTGTCATCgtatggattctctatgttgttttgattgcaatgactctctggcacgcaagggattatgggatacgtgaaaaccccaaatggagaagtggaccaaaatccctgctgcagtgtgtgcaaacctggtaaaaaactacaggaaacgtttgacctctgtaattgcaaacaaaggctactgtatcaaatattaacattgattttcacaggtgttcaaatacgtatttgcagtagtaacatgcAAAgaaacattgtgatttccggaatttttcttttagattatgtctctcacagtggacatgcacctaagatgaaaatttcagacccctccatgatttctaagtgggagaacttgcaaaatcacagggtgttcaaatacttattttcctcactgtatagggCCTTTCTGACACaatttagttttttcaaaatccaagggtttatttttgtaacatgatgcaaaattacagctcatttgaatgaaaaggacatatttatctggggggaattccatagcGAATATTGTCTTTTTCTTCATTGCCATCATacagactaactacaggaggaagcacatgtgcacatgtgtgagATTTTGAAATTACTTGTGACCCTTCTTATGTTAATATCCATGAGATTTCTTATAAATCACTCCCAAATCTACTAAATGTTAGTCACAGCATCTGATTCCTTGAATTCCCCCCCAGGGTTTGAAATTCTAAATTTTCTAAATATTCCTTTTTGCAACTGTAAACCTAACCCTAACAAACTGAACCAaaaatttgcatcagttttttttttttaccaaaattggaacaactttatcttttgacccctgtacaaactgaaatggacctttgtcattgtttttgctgtttcatggttagtctaaactatacctttttggaattcttatgatcagacaaataatatgatatacttttcaatatgattggaacatttttaaattttgacccctgtgcaattctttattgacccctgtaagtCATGAGAGGGCAGCTCCAGgatacctccacatctgaaaataagtaatagttcatttagaatatgtgtgtcaAATTTCATGGTttagtcacaaaatgcacaatcattttGCCTTTCTGCTGCACTAGAATGGAATCATTTAAGAATGTGATTTTACAGGCTGACAGGTTTAACTCAACTCTAGTCAAGACTTCTGTGTTTTCAAACATATCAATGATTTTACACTGAACTACTGCACAATATGTTTGTGCACTGATTTTAAAAGTCCTCGTGATGAAATTGTGCAGGAATAAAATATTTTAGGATTTAGGTTAGAATAATTATATGAATGGGAGTTTATTTAACGTCAATGTTAATAACACGTCTGCTTGCATTGAAATACTTCTGCAAAAACAACACCCATAACTTCTTTGTGCTGATGTCACATTGCTCTTACCACGTTGTCTCTCACTGCCGCACGCAAACCTCCAGAGCTGGTCAAACAAGGAAGTAAATAAATGCTGGCAGTGCATGTGAAAAGTGTCACACCCACTTAAGAGTGAAATACCACAACATCACACACAAATTGAAcaaattctgattttttttccccaacaaaaTTTAATGTTGCTACCTTTACAAATGATACAAATACAGCATCTTACATGCACAAACGTTTATCAAAAATAGATTCATTCACATTGTACACTGCTCTTACAACTGAGCCGACACTTATTGCacagcaaaaggaaaaaaaaagaagacgtgAAGCTTTGTTGCATTCCTCACATTAACCGCATTAAGCCTGCGAGGTCTTGATGTGAACAATTTCTGCTTTTTTCCTGCAACGATAAatcatttaattattgttttgtTACACTTATGAACATCTTTGACATTAACaggttaacttttttttttttaatgctcaccTTAAGTGGTTGACATAGTCCATCACCCAGTCAAAAGCAGGATTGGTGCACACTTTGCCTCTTTTTGTGTGGAAACTGTAGAAATAAGGAGTTGTGTGATTGATTTGAACTTATCATATTTATAGAGCAGCTGAACATAATGTGATTGACACTCACATGATGGCATTGATTGGACACATCTCTTTAACAGTCTGGACTGAATATCCTTTGATATTATTCAGCGGTATTTTGCCTCTGGTGTATTGTCGACAACATCCGTGACTGTGATAAGCTGTGAATCAAAGGACAGCCTGATCAGATATGACAAATAACACCAAAGACAGACAGCGACATTTGTCTAAATAGTTAATTAAAGATGTTGAGGTGTGGACATACCTGCAGATGTGCATACATCTGACAGACAGATGGTGAGGAGCAGGATTAGACCTTTGATTTgcaccatttcttcctctgtattGGCAGCTGTCGACTAGACTGTCCTCAAGTGGAGTTTGACGGGTTTTACTGAGCCGCTGCTAATCACAGCAGCTTTATATATTCCTCAGAGAAACAGGAAACTTCCACTCATAAAAGAGACACACGGGCTTTCCTTTCCCGCATCACAAGTGTACggcaacaacagaaaaaaactCCCCTCACTTTCCCCAGTGAATTTACAAAATGAAGAGGCGGGTATGCAAACACAATGGACTGCTGGAATTTATCCCCTTTATTACTGAAGTCATGTCAGCCTATTGTGAAGCATGTTGGATGGATTTAATAAAAAGCTGCAAAACTTTAGCATCCcgacactggcttccagtcactgcaagatcggattttaaggtactttattagtttataagattattcatggacttgcacctccctatctggttgacatggtaagcccctatgtactagctcgggccctgcgttctcagggtgcaggacttttatgtgttcccagggtgaataaaaagtctgccagtcacagagctttctcctaccgtgccccagctctgtggaacgatctcccggcacacatacggcagtcggatactgtggagacttttaaatcttgTCTAAAGACTCAtttcacagggtgggtgcacaatgagaaaaagctctttgacctgctgacttctttttcaccctggGAAGAAGAAGTATCGTATCGTACCGTATCGTATCTATCGTATCGTATTGTATCTTATCGTATCGTATCATACcgtatcgtattgtatcgtattGTATCTTATCGTATCGTATCATACCGTATCGTATTGTATCATATCATACCGTATCGTATCGTTCCGTACCTTACTGTACCGTACCGTACAGTATCGTACCGTACcatatcgtatcgtatcatatcaTATATTTTAGCTCATTAAAAATTTCGTCTGATTGTAGCTCCTTTACCATATAGTGGTTTGTAGAGGAAATAATAAAACATTAACAACATTCAGAGCATTCAGAGCTGTCAGGAAAAGGAATTTACCTGTCCTCACTGCtaaggcttttaataataataataataataataataatacataacataACACCTTCAAGTTTAGAGAATAATTCTCTGAAGTTGAAAGGCACTCAAAGGGTGCATAAAccattattacatccaccaactgatagttttttttaaaccttcATCGATAAGTTTATTACCCCgatcaaggaggttatgttttcagtgctGCTTGGCTGTCAGCAGGAATCCATAAAAATACTGAATTGATTTTCCTCAAATTTGGTGAAGGGGTGGAGCATGACCCCAGATAGAAGCCATTAATTTTTGAACTGGATCTGGATAAAGGGATGGATCcatgattttttctttttaaatctttCTTTATCATTCCAAGATACAACAATTTAACGGATTTTCATCAGTTTCTCTAAAAGTAGTTCATAggtcatcatgaaaaaaaaatatatcaggGATTCACATTATCGCAAATTTGGTGAGTgtgattttcaatttcaatttattcagtttataaaagtgccaaaatcacaacaacattgcccaaggcgcttcacacaaaacagttcaaaaacaatttaaaatgagataaaaaacacaaattaaaaacacaattaaaaaaagagcaaaaaaattaaaagaataaaatttaaaaagaattaaaaagaataaaatacaacacactgTATTAACCGTAGCACAaacaactgttgtgtgttggggggtgtggctggatgttttggtgttcttttcttttctttgctcttcaggtggcatgagaactgatttgtctgtggagaaggtgctggctgaagaatcctcaccctcatcaacatcatgtgtagcacctgtgactggtgctcacatgcaaccttaaagactttcagctgaagcagataattggatggcgttctgcatttaaggcatgtgtgattcaagcagaactgccgggaactcgaccttgtgatgttcgtttgtgagacgctgaggaccgcgcctgggtttgacacatcgagcccgtgaagcaaggaagggtgaggacacatgctgtcagcacacgttaaaggtaattaagtgtttgattaattgttgatagtaacttggtgttttgttacacagtatacttgaattgtgatgagaattgtgcagcttgcttctcactgctgtggcgtgcaggataagtgatcctccacctgttgtgagaagctgctcatttgcataaagttaaaaagatacagacctgaatgtgttgctgatagcgtgtgtcttttgaaagatattgttgtaactgctgacttacctcacctcttcttgcttcacagagagtcagcttgtcgtgtccacctggggggtgtttgtctggtggtagtgggtccaggaacgccgggcttctatccttttgggcgcttaagagcgtgccaacagtcactccaccagaaggacgttctttcagttttgtacacattattatgcacaggtgaaaaataaattgtttctgttgttggaaccgctttctggttatttttagcgctgggtgctgtctgacgcaggtccgctcctccacccgcgtcgacacataccaacaacaacacaaacagtCCTGCATCGTGTGAGCGCAAAATCCCGGGACGGTACACAGAGTTTAAGCTAAGTAcgtcggtgccagtccatgaacaactttataggctaataatagaaccttaaagtctgatctcacagagacaggtagccaatgaagggatgccagaacaggtgtaatgtggtcaaactttctgctcgtgtcaaacgtctggcagcagcattctgaaccagttggagactccTGATACTGGACTGCGGCAACCCTGAAAAtaagacattacaataatccaatctggaagaaacaaaagcatgaatcagggtctcggcatcagccaatgacaatggctGATGTAACTGAACAAACTGAGCTAGAAACCTgtactctatttttttttttttcacataatCTGTGAGCATACAAACACAATATTTACCATAaaagttttatatttttttatttgttcagctGTGAACCACCAAATGTCAGTGAAATTGCTAAGGCAGTGAAACAGCTGAGGGCAGGGGACACTCCAGGGATCTACAGTTCCTCTAAGTTCCTCCAGGTGGGTAGAGATGTTCTCCTGTCATTGCAGCCCATCTTTCTTTCAGTCTGGAAGACAAGTATCATCCCTACATACTGAAATAAAGTGACCAACAACTTGATGCTCAGCAACCAGAAGAGTCTGGCTTCAGACCCAAAACGTCAACCATCGACCACATTCCAGCTCTGTGAGTACACATGgaacacagatactgtgagtacTGTATGGAGCGTATAGGCAGACTCTCTGAGGTTTTTCCCCAGTGAAAACTAGTGTTtatcaggggtgtgttctggctcctaaatTGTTCAGTGCTTTTatggactggatgttgggtaAAGTTGAGGAAACCAGCAACTTAAGTGCTTTTGCTGGCAAGGAaagatttactgaccttgacttcatggacgatgctgtgatcttcgcAGAATCAATGAATATcctgattgtagcacttgagaaggTGAATAAAGAATCCGTGTTTGGGTTTGCAATTGTGCTAGATCAAAACTAAGAGCCAggtttttaatgacttcctggtgtTAATGACTTCATCTGTATGTGATGAAAGGGTTGAACTTTTAGAGTCAAGTCAAGTAAAATCTGGTCTGGTAGCATGCTCTGGTGCTGctcttcaccacatccataacaccTCGGAACCGCCTTGAGTCCTGgcgtggcaaccatccaggcagacaaccagtctattcccacatctctaaaataataaataagaacTTGTAGAGGCATTCACTTATGGTTACTTTTGAAAGGTGATGGTCCATCACAAAAAAGGtaagccccttcagctgctcctttgttttcactcagggtcaccacagcagatccaagaagGGCCTGCatattgaactggcacaagttctacaccgaatgccctttctgacacaaccccacattgcatggagaaatgtggcaggggtggagtttgacccaggaaccttctgcactgaaaccaagcacacaaaccacttggccaccactccttccAGGTGATGGTCCATCACAATGTGAGTGATAATCTTAgccgtttgtttgacacaaagtcattccagcagtacccaaggatcctccaaagagaaagTGTACCACAATATCCAGTTGTTGTTGTACGATTAACCACCTTAAGCTCTCATTCATTCCAGCATCCACCACTGTACTTAATAAGGAAGAAGACACATCTAGGATCTTCTTACTTGACACTTTAGCATTCACACTTGTTTCCACATTTATAATtacatttttaatattatttttatagGGGTTGTGAATTTATAGATAGTATTATCTTTTAGGCTGTTTTAAGGCagatacagtagtattcagaatactAGTAGTGCTAtgggactaaaaagattaatccaggttttgagtatatttcttattgttacatgggaaacaaggtaccagtagattcagtagattctcacaaatccaacaagaccaagcattcatgatatgcacactcttaaggctatgaaattgggctattagtaaaaaaaaaagtagaaaagggggtgttcacaataatagtagcatctgctgttgacgctacaaactcaaaactattatgttcaaactgcttttttagcaatcctgtgaatcactaaactagtatttagttgtataaccacagtttttcatgatttcttcacatctgcgaggcattaattttgttggtttggaaccaagattttgctcatttactagtgtgcttggggtcattgtcttgttgaaacacccatttcaagggcatgtcctcttcagcataaggcaacatgacctcttcaagcattttgacatatccaaactgatccatgatacctggtatgcgatatataggcccaacaccatagtaggaaaaacatgcccatatcatgatgcttgcaccaccatgcttcactgtcttcactgtgaactgtggcttgaattcagactttgggggtcgtctcacaaactgtctgcggcccttggacccaaaaagaacaattttactctcatcagtccacaaaatattcttccatttctctttaggccagttgatgtgttctttggcaaattgtaacctcttctttatttaacagagggactttgcgggggattcttgcaaataaattacaacccctggcaataattatggaatcaccggcctcggaggatgttcattcagttgtttaattctgtagaaaaaaagcagatcacagacatgacacaaaactaaagtcatttcaaatggcaactttctgtctttaagaaacactataagaaatcaggaaaaataattgtggcagtcagtaacggttacttttttagaccaagcagagagaaaaaactatagactcactcaattctgaggaataaattatggaatcaccctgtaaattttcatccccaaaactaacacctgcatcaaatcagatctgcttgttagtctgcatctaaaaaggagtgatcacaccttggagagctgttgcaccaagtggactgacatgaatcatggctccaacacgagagatgtcaattgaaacaaaggtgaggattatcaaactcttaaaagagggtaaatcatcacgcagtgttgcaaaagatgttggttgttcacagtcagctgtgtctaaactctggaccaaatacaaacaacatgggaaggttgttaaaggcaaacatactggtagaccaaggaagacatcaaagcgtcaacacagaaaacttaaagcaatatgtctcaaaaatcgaaaatgcacaacaaaacaaatgtggaacgaatgggaggaaactggagtcaacgtctgtgaccgaactgtaagaaaccgcctaaaggaaatgggatttacatacagaaaagctaaacaaaagccatcattaacacctaaacagaaaaaacaaggttacaatgggctaaggaaaagcaatcgtggactgtggatgactggatgaaagtcatattcagtgatgaatctcaaatctg
This region includes:
- the ccl20a.3 gene encoding C-C motif chemokine 20a.3, with product MVQIKGLILLLTICLSDVCTSAAYHSHGCCRQYTRGKIPLNNIKGYSVQTVKEMCPINAIIFHTKRGKVCTNPAFDWVMDYVNHLRKKAEIVHIKTSQA